A single region of the Deefgea piscis genome encodes:
- a CDS encoding M48 family metallopeptidase → MTDLFSATQFSLLFLFALMASVLLQLWLALRHVNHVKRHSKVVPTEFAEQITLASHQRAAAYTIAKTRFGMLTTIFDAMILAAFTLGGGIAWLSHLTSQWFTPDSLGHGIALIASLAVVSSVLSLPFSLVSTFVIESRFGFNQMSAKLFITDLAKTTLIGAVIGLPLIAAVLWLMGAMGEYWWLWVWLTWLGFSLTLMWVFPTFIAPLFNKFIPMEDGEVKTRITALLTRCGFQSNGLFVMDGSKRSSHGNAYFTGLGKSKRIVFFDTLLKHLSPSEIEAVLAHELGHFKHRHIVKRIVWTFALMLGFLWLLGQLKTQLWFYQGLGVATPSTAAALLLFFMVLPVFTFLFSPLSSMMSRRHEYEADAFAASQSSSADLVNALVKLYRDNAATLTPDPWHSLFYDSHPPASLRIAALQRLAV, encoded by the coding sequence ATGACTGACCTTTTTAGCGCTACACAATTTTCACTACTTTTCCTGTTTGCCCTGATGGCGAGTGTTTTATTACAGCTTTGGTTAGCACTGCGTCATGTCAATCATGTAAAACGACATAGCAAGGTGGTACCTACCGAGTTCGCCGAGCAAATTACCCTCGCCTCACATCAAAGAGCGGCAGCGTATACCATCGCTAAAACTCGGTTTGGCATGCTCACTACGATTTTTGATGCGATGATCTTGGCGGCGTTTACTTTGGGCGGCGGTATCGCGTGGTTATCCCATCTCACCTCACAGTGGTTTACCCCCGATAGCCTCGGCCACGGCATTGCGCTGATTGCCAGCTTGGCGGTGGTCAGTAGCGTATTGTCGCTGCCGTTTTCTTTGGTCTCAACCTTTGTCATCGAGTCGCGCTTTGGTTTTAACCAAATGAGCGCCAAATTGTTTATCACCGACTTGGCCAAAACCACACTCATCGGCGCAGTGATTGGCCTACCATTAATTGCAGCGGTATTGTGGCTGATGGGGGCAATGGGCGAATATTGGTGGCTGTGGGTTTGGCTAACATGGCTGGGATTTTCGCTGACGTTGATGTGGGTGTTTCCAACCTTTATCGCACCGCTATTTAATAAATTTATTCCGATGGAAGACGGCGAAGTGAAAACGCGGATCACCGCCCTGCTCACTCGCTGTGGCTTTCAATCCAATGGCTTATTTGTGATGGATGGCAGCAAGCGCTCATCGCATGGCAACGCCTACTTTACTGGCTTGGGTAAATCCAAACGCATCGTGTTTTTTGATACGCTACTGAAGCATTTATCGCCGTCAGAAATTGAAGCGGTGTTGGCGCATGAATTAGGCCACTTTAAGCATCGCCATATTGTAAAACGCATCGTCTGGACTTTTGCACTGATGCTGGGCTTTTTATGGCTACTGGGTCAGCTCAAAACTCAGCTGTGGTTTTATCAAGGTTTAGGCGTGGCGACACCATCGACTGCGGCGGCTTTATTACTGTTTTTTATGGTGCTGCCGGTGTTTACTTTTTTGTTCTCGCCGCTGAGCTCAATGATGTCGCGCCGCCATGAATATGAAGCCGATGCTTTTGCGGCCAGCCAAAGTTCCAGCGCTGATTTAGTCAATGCCTTGGTTAAATTGTATCGCGACAATGCCGCAACACTGACACCAGATCCTTGGCATAGCTTGTTTTATGACAGCCATCCGCCAGCCAGTTTACGCATTGCTGCCTTGCAACGACTCGCAGTGTAA
- a CDS encoding DUF2062 domain-containing protein, with the protein MPRKYLRRWLPDHAAMLDNRFLRRFAHWFEHPNLFHLNRKSVAGGLAVGMIGGLIPGPLQVITSAILCLIFRVNLPVAILGTFYTNPLTIAPIYWLAYQIGAWVSNAQGRAVLAPMPEWGELSLNGWLLAMWHWVGTLGTPLLIGLPILAFGLAIVMYFAVQLLWRLWVYWMLHQKRKRR; encoded by the coding sequence ATGCCTCGAAAATACCTCCGCCGCTGGCTGCCTGACCACGCGGCGATGCTAGACAATCGTTTTTTACGGCGTTTTGCCCATTGGTTTGAGCATCCCAATTTATTTCATCTCAATCGCAAATCCGTCGCTGGTGGCTTAGCCGTTGGCATGATTGGTGGCCTGATTCCGGGGCCATTGCAGGTGATTACTTCGGCGATTTTATGTTTGATTTTTCGCGTTAATTTACCGGTGGCCATTTTGGGTACTTTTTATACCAATCCACTGACTATTGCGCCGATTTATTGGCTGGCGTATCAAATTGGTGCTTGGGTGAGCAATGCCCAAGGGCGGGCGGTGCTGGCACCGATGCCAGAGTGGGGCGAGCTCTCGTTAAATGGCTGGTTACTGGCGATGTGGCATTGGGTGGGCACCTTGGGCACGCCACTCTTGATCGGCTTGCCTATATTGGCATTTGGTTTGGCGATTGTGATGTATTTTGCCGTGCAGTTATTGTGGCGATTATGGGTGTATTGGATGCTGCACCAGAAAAGAAAAAGGCGCTAG
- a CDS encoding MFS transporter → MTTIVVVKKDGHCAIAADSQSTFGDTRLAAMDDARWNKIFQYDDNYFAICGSAAHDLVLQSALKKIKKLDFSNRAAIFESFRKLHRKLKDDFFLKTDEEDDDAYESSQMTVLIVNRHGIFGVYSLREVYEFERFWASGSGRDYAIGAMHAVYSQLSASEIAKVGVETGCMFDVASSLPMTLYSVEMNG, encoded by the coding sequence ATGACGACCATTGTTGTAGTAAAAAAAGACGGGCATTGCGCCATTGCGGCTGATAGCCAATCCACCTTTGGCGACACGCGTTTAGCCGCGATGGACGATGCGCGCTGGAATAAGATTTTTCAATACGACGATAATTATTTCGCCATTTGCGGTAGCGCCGCACACGATTTGGTTTTGCAATCGGCATTAAAAAAAATCAAAAAGCTTGATTTTTCTAATCGCGCCGCCATTTTTGAATCATTCCGCAAATTACATCGCAAATTAAAAGACGATTTTTTTCTGAAAACCGACGAAGAAGACGACGACGCGTATGAATCGAGCCAGATGACGGTGTTGATTGTGAATCGACACGGTATTTTTGGCGTGTATAGCCTGCGCGAAGTGTATGAATTTGAGCGTTTTTGGGCCAGCGGCAGTGGCCGCGACTATGCGATTGGCGCGATGCACGCGGTGTATTCGCAGCTGAGTGCCAGCGAAATCGCCAAAGTTGGCGTTGAAACCGGTTGTATGTTTGACGTGGCTTCCAGCTTGCCGATGACGCTGTACTCGGTTGAGATGAATGGGTAA
- a CDS encoding 4a-hydroxytetrahydrobiopterin dehydratase has translation MSLNTESCVQAAPKLDALAVEMLCTELDDWFVVNDSLEKTFRFRSFYETMAFTNAVAFIAHQHNHHPDIQLSFSRCKLTWNTHSANGLTRNDFICAACVDALPKAS, from the coding sequence ATGTCGTTAAATACCGAATCTTGTGTTCAAGCTGCGCCCAAACTCGATGCACTGGCCGTTGAAATGCTATGCACCGAGCTAGACGATTGGTTTGTCGTGAATGACAGCCTTGAAAAAACGTTTCGCTTTCGCAGTTTTTATGAAACGATGGCATTTACCAATGCGGTGGCATTTATTGCCCACCAGCATAACCATCACCCTGATATCCAGCTGAGTTTTAGCCGCTGTAAACTGACATGGAATACTCATTCAGCCAACGGCTTAACTCGTAATGACTTTATCTGCGCCGCGTGCGTAGATGCACTTCCAAAGGCCTCATGA
- the mnmH gene encoding tRNA 2-selenouridine(34) synthase MnmH has translation MLSTLADLNQFDEVIDVRTPLEFAVDHIPGAINAPVLSNEERVIVGTLYKQDPFAATKLGAGLVASNIGLHLATTFKDKPRNWKPLIYCWRGGKRSGSMATWLNLIGWKAGQLQGGYKAYRADVLLKLAALPAASRFIVLAGHTGCGKTRLLTALAQAGAQTLDLEGLAQHRGSVLGASPSSSQPSQKLFDSLLTRQLAQFDPNRPVFVEAESKRIGLIHLPASLMLAIRAADCIQIEASFADRIRFLCDDYSHLFNDPANFKSKLARLVEMHGKAVLAHWNELIDEGKKAELFSELIHKHYDPAYKRSSQNNYLRMDQARTLSIDPSGDLSHSAKQLLHELGG, from the coding sequence ATGTTATCGACCTTGGCCGATCTAAACCAATTTGACGAAGTGATCGACGTTCGCACGCCGCTAGAGTTTGCCGTGGACCATATTCCCGGCGCGATAAATGCGCCAGTGCTGAGTAATGAAGAGCGGGTGATTGTCGGCACGCTCTATAAGCAAGACCCGTTTGCCGCGACCAAACTCGGCGCGGGACTGGTTGCCAGCAATATTGGTCTACACCTTGCCACTACCTTTAAAGACAAACCCAGAAACTGGAAGCCGTTAATTTATTGCTGGCGCGGCGGCAAACGCTCGGGCTCAATGGCCACGTGGCTGAATTTAATCGGCTGGAAAGCTGGGCAATTGCAAGGTGGTTATAAAGCTTATCGGGCTGATGTATTGCTCAAACTGGCTGCACTGCCTGCCGCATCGCGCTTTATTGTCTTGGCCGGACACACCGGTTGCGGCAAAACGCGGCTTTTAACGGCCTTAGCCCAAGCGGGCGCGCAAACGCTGGATTTAGAAGGGCTGGCGCAGCATCGCGGCTCAGTGCTCGGCGCGAGCCCAAGTAGTTCGCAGCCATCACAAAAATTGTTTGATAGCTTGTTAACGCGCCAGCTGGCGCAGTTTGATCCGAATCGCCCAGTGTTTGTCGAAGCGGAAAGCAAACGCATCGGCTTAATTCACTTGCCTGCCAGCTTGATGTTGGCAATTCGCGCCGCTGATTGCATTCAAATTGAAGCGAGCTTTGCTGATCGAATTCGATTTTTGTGCGATGACTACAGCCATTTGTTTAACGACCCCGCCAATTTTAAAAGTAAACTCGCCCGATTGGTCGAAATGCACGGCAAAGCCGTTTTGGCGCATTGGAATGAATTGATTGATGAAGGCAAAAAAGCGGAGTTATTTAGCGAGCTGATTCATAAACACTACGATCCAGCGTATAAGCGCAGCAGCCAAAATAACTACCTAAGAATGGATCAAGCTCGAACATTATCCATTGATCCATCTGGCGATTTAAGCCACAGCGCTAAGCAATTACTGCACGAGCTTGGAGGGTGA
- the rsgA gene encoding ribosome small subunit-dependent GTPase A: MTETARIVTSYGKVYIVELADGRRLSASTRGKKTDYACGDQVDIDVLNLEQAVINKALQRKTLLYRSDAWRSKMIAANVTQIVIVVATEPSFSDELISRALIAAEAEGIRPVICLNKCDLPVADAARERLAYYTGLGYPVVEISAKQDLSPLTPWLEGQVSVLVGQSGMGKSTITNALIPEANARVKEISTALDSGKHTTTHAQLYKLNATSELIDSPGLQSFGLAHIGVEDLPRLMPDMARHLGQCRFHNCRHRQEPGCAIHAAIAEGTISQERLNFLQRLQDELTAAANSKY; this comes from the coding sequence ATGACCGAAACAGCCCGCATTGTGACTAGCTACGGCAAGGTTTACATCGTAGAACTTGCCGATGGCCGCCGTCTTTCCGCCTCAACTCGAGGCAAAAAAACCGATTATGCCTGTGGTGATCAAGTTGATATTGACGTGCTCAATCTAGAGCAAGCCGTGATCAATAAAGCATTGCAGCGTAAAACCCTGCTCTATCGCTCCGATGCTTGGCGCAGCAAAATGATTGCCGCCAATGTGACGCAGATTGTGATTGTGGTGGCCACTGAACCTAGCTTTTCCGATGAGCTCATTAGCCGCGCACTCATCGCCGCCGAAGCCGAAGGCATACGCCCAGTGATTTGCCTGAATAAGTGTGATTTGCCAGTCGCGGATGCCGCTAGAGAACGTTTGGCGTATTACACCGGTTTGGGCTACCCGGTGGTTGAGATTTCAGCCAAACAAGATTTAAGCCCGCTCACGCCTTGGTTAGAAGGCCAAGTATCGGTGCTGGTTGGGCAATCGGGGATGGGAAAATCAACCATTACCAATGCCTTGATTCCCGAAGCCAATGCCCGCGTGAAAGAAATCTCGACTGCGCTCGATTCTGGTAAACACACCACCACACATGCTCAGTTGTATAAACTCAATGCCACCTCTGAGCTAATCGACTCACCCGGTTTGCAATCTTTTGGTTTGGCGCATATTGGGGTGGAAGATTTACCGCGCTTAATGCCCGACATGGCGCGCCATCTTGGACAATGCCGCTTTCACAATTGTCGCCACCGCCAAGAACCCGGCTGCGCCATTCACGCTGCGATTGCCGAAGGAACGATCTCACAAGAGCGTTTAAACTTTTTGCAGCGTTTGCAAGATGAATTAACTGCCGCTGCCAATAGCAAATACTAA
- the orn gene encoding oligoribonuclease: MPQDQNRLIWVDMEMTGLEPETDRVIEIAVVITDNDLNIVAEGPVFVIHQDDALLDSMDEWCVKTHGNSGLTAKVRASTTTEAQAEAQLIEFISQYVPKGVSPLCGNSVHQDRRFLVKYLPQLESWFHYRNLDVSTLKELCKRWQPQIAKGFKKRGAHTALADIVESIDELKYYREHFIQAPAVEEVS; encoded by the coding sequence ATGCCACAAGACCAGAACCGACTCATCTGGGTCGACATGGAAATGACGGGTTTGGAGCCTGAAACCGACCGTGTCATCGAAATTGCCGTGGTCATTACCGACAATGATTTAAATATCGTCGCCGAGGGCCCTGTTTTTGTGATTCACCAAGACGACGCCTTGCTCGACTCAATGGATGAATGGTGTGTTAAAACTCACGGTAATTCGGGTTTGACCGCCAAAGTAAGGGCTTCAACCACGACCGAAGCGCAAGCCGAAGCGCAACTGATTGAATTTATTTCGCAGTACGTGCCAAAAGGCGTGTCGCCATTGTGTGGGAATTCGGTACATCAAGATCGGCGCTTTTTAGTGAAATACCTGCCGCAATTAGAAAGCTGGTTCCATTATCGCAATCTAGATGTTTCTACACTGAAAGAACTCTGCAAACGCTGGCAACCGCAAATTGCCAAAGGCTTTAAAAAGCGCGGCGCGCATACCGCTTTGGCCGATATTGTCGAATCGATTGATGAGTTGAAATATTACCGCGAGCACTTTATTCAAGCGCCAGCGGTTGAAGAAGTGTCTTAA
- the selD gene encoding selenide, water dikinase SelD encodes MSTKLTTLSHGGGCGCKIAPAVLSEMLSKLPTAAMFPKLLVGTETADDAAVYWLNDEQALVATTDFFMPIVDDAFDFGRIAATNAISDIYAMGGTPIMALAIVGMPVNVLPIEDIQQILAGGAAICAAAGIPIAGGHSIDAPEPIYGLVAMGLVHPKQLKKNSDAQANDVLILGKPLGIGILGTAMKKGLLDAAGYQQLIDTTTQLNKVGSDLAKLAGVHALTDVTGFGLLGHVLEVCRGAQLTAQISADDLPLLSAAVGFAQQGIGPGAIERNLTSFGPDVEFAASVAEWQQRIMADAQTSGGLLVACSADAADEVMALFQAQGFAQAAVIGRLQAGATKVSVI; translated from the coding sequence ATGAGCACAAAATTAACAACTTTATCGCACGGCGGCGGTTGCGGCTGCAAAATAGCGCCGGCCGTGTTATCTGAAATGCTGTCAAAACTCCCCACGGCGGCGATGTTTCCCAAGCTCTTGGTCGGCACCGAAACCGCCGATGATGCGGCAGTGTATTGGCTGAACGACGAACAAGCTTTGGTCGCAACCACTGATTTTTTTATGCCGATTGTTGATGATGCCTTCGACTTTGGCCGCATCGCCGCCACGAATGCGATCTCAGATATTTATGCCATGGGCGGCACGCCGATTATGGCCTTAGCGATTGTCGGCATGCCCGTCAATGTGTTGCCGATTGAAGATATCCAACAAATCTTGGCCGGCGGCGCTGCCATTTGCGCCGCTGCTGGTATCCCAATTGCGGGCGGGCACTCGATTGATGCGCCGGAACCCATTTATGGTTTAGTCGCCATGGGCTTGGTGCACCCTAAACAGCTGAAAAAAAACAGCGATGCCCAAGCTAACGACGTACTGATTTTAGGCAAGCCCTTGGGCATCGGCATTTTGGGTACCGCAATGAAAAAAGGGCTACTCGATGCTGCAGGCTATCAGCAATTGATTGATACCACGACTCAGCTGAATAAAGTCGGCAGTGATTTAGCCAAACTCGCCGGCGTGCACGCGCTAACCGATGTCACCGGCTTTGGCCTTCTGGGCCATGTATTAGAGGTTTGCCGTGGTGCCCAACTTACCGCACAAATTAGTGCCGATGATTTACCACTGCTATCGGCCGCCGTTGGTTTTGCCCAACAAGGCATTGGCCCCGGGGCGATTGAGCGCAATTTAACCAGCTTTGGTCCCGATGTTGAATTTGCTGCCAGCGTTGCCGAGTGGCAGCAGCGCATCATGGCCGATGCACAAACCTCAGGCGGCTTATTGGTGGCCTGCTCCGCCGACGCCGCCGACGAAGTCATGGCTTTATTTCAAGCACAAGGCTTTGCCCAAGCGGCAGTGATTGGTCGCTTGCAAGCGGGTGCAACTAAGGTGAGCGTGATTTAA
- the hslO gene encoding Hsp33 family molecular chaperone HslO, producing MKDILERFLFDKAPVRGELVQLDATYKEVLLRHDYPLVLQRIIGELMAASALLSAMLKFDGTLIMQMHGTGAVQLIVIEFTSDRTMRATARWDADKIQTFGPGTSLAELLGRGRFMITLDPTVGEAYQGVVGMERGQSVAQIIEHYMSASEQLETRLWLACSDAKSDNKMAAGLMLQKMPAEADETQSYEHLVTLAETVKPEELLELPAREVLYRLFHEDSVRVFDPTTPRFACSCSRHRVAGMIKLMERDEVDEVLAERGNVHIVCDFCGKEYEFDAVDIGALYADSPATGSVQ from the coding sequence ATGAAAGATATTTTAGAGCGTTTCCTATTTGATAAAGCCCCTGTGCGCGGTGAGTTGGTTCAGCTTGACGCCACGTACAAAGAGGTTTTACTCCGTCACGACTATCCGCTGGTGCTGCAACGCATTATTGGCGAATTGATGGCGGCCAGTGCTTTGCTGTCGGCCATGCTCAAATTTGACGGTACCTTGATTATGCAAATGCACGGTACCGGTGCCGTGCAATTGATCGTGATTGAATTCACGTCCGATCGCACCATGCGTGCTACGGCCCGCTGGGACGCCGACAAAATCCAAACTTTTGGCCCTGGCACGTCATTGGCTGAATTACTCGGACGCGGTCGCTTTATGATTACGCTCGATCCAACCGTGGGCGAAGCGTATCAAGGTGTGGTCGGTATGGAACGCGGTCAATCTGTAGCGCAAATTATCGAGCACTATATGAGCGCGTCTGAGCAGCTAGAAACGCGTTTGTGGTTAGCGTGCAGCGATGCAAAAAGCGATAACAAAATGGCCGCCGGCTTGATGTTGCAAAAAATGCCAGCTGAAGCCGACGAAACCCAATCGTATGAACATTTAGTAACGCTGGCAGAAACCGTCAAGCCCGAAGAGCTGCTGGAATTACCGGCGCGTGAAGTGCTGTATCGTTTATTTCACGAAGACAGCGTTCGCGTATTTGACCCCACCACGCCCCGTTTTGCCTGCTCTTGCTCGCGTCACCGCGTTGCCGGCATGATTAAATTGATGGAACGCGATGAAGTCGATGAAGTCTTAGCCGAGCGCGGCAATGTGCATATCGTGTGTGATTTCTGCGGTAAAGAATACGAGTTTGACGCAGTGGATATCGGTGCACTCTATGCTGATAGCCCAGCCACCGGCTCAGTGCAGTAA
- a CDS encoding CinA family protein, with translation MMFSSEIKALATELGQLLLARGETISTAESCTGGLISAAITEIAGSSAWFERGYITYANQAKISLLDVPPAFIDGLGAVSEPVVAAMAQGAADGAAARWAVAVSGVAGPTGGSVDKPVGTVWFAFATPEGIHTEKQVFAGDRSAVRMATVYHALLRLVALVKQAR, from the coding sequence ATGATGTTTAGTTCTGAAATTAAAGCCTTGGCAACCGAACTCGGGCAATTACTCTTGGCGCGTGGTGAAACGATATCCACGGCTGAATCGTGTACCGGTGGCTTGATTAGCGCCGCGATTACTGAAATTGCCGGATCGAGTGCGTGGTTTGAGCGTGGTTATATTACCTATGCCAATCAAGCCAAAATCAGTCTGCTCGATGTGCCGCCAGCGTTTATTGATGGGCTCGGCGCGGTGAGTGAGCCGGTGGTGGCTGCGATGGCGCAAGGCGCTGCTGATGGTGCGGCGGCGCGTTGGGCAGTGGCGGTCTCTGGGGTGGCTGGGCCAACCGGCGGCAGTGTCGACAAACCGGTGGGTACGGTGTGGTTTGCGTTTGCAACGCCAGAAGGGATTCATACCGAAAAGCAGGTATTTGCTGGTGATCGTTCTGCAGTAAGGATGGCCACGGTATACCATGCATTATTGCGTTTAGTTGCCTTAGTCAAACAAGCCAGATAA